The following is a genomic window from uncultured Campylobacter sp..
ACCTAGCAAAGCAAGCCGAAGTCGATGCGCTGAATGCAACGAATGCTGAGCGAAATATAGAGTACATGTCAAAGCCGAAGGAGTATAAAAACAACTCCTATGCCGTGGGTTTAAATTTTAACCCTCTTGAGTTTGTGAGAATTCAAACAAAATATTCCAAAGCCTTTAGGGCTCCTACTACGGATGAGCTATATCTTGCGTTTAAGCATCCCGACTTTACGATAAAGCCGAATGTGGATCTAAGACCCGAAATAGCTAAAACCAAAGAGGTTGCCGTTACCTTTCATAGCGAAAGTCAGAGTTATATTACGATTAGCAGATTCAAAACGGACTATCAAGACTTCTTAGACTTGGAATACCAAGGCACAAAAAGAGTAAATACAAACGCAAATAGCGCGCTTGATTTTGATATGTATCAAAACGTAAATAGACAAAGAGCTAAAGTAAACGGCATAGAGATAAGCTCTAAATTTAATCTAAGCGATATCTCCGATAGTCTGGGCGGATTTTATGTAGGATATAAATTTACGAAACAAAAGGGTAAAATTTTAACAGATGATGACGGTTTGGTGCCGATGAATGCGATACAGCCCAAGACTTCGGTATATAACGTAGGCTACGCCGAGAAAAATGACAAATTCGGAGTTGATATATACCTTACGACCGTATCGGCTAAAAAGCCCGAAGATACCTACAATATGTTTTGGAAAAACGAAAAGCAAAGCGGAGATCCTATAAACGGACATCCGGTAACCGATTACAGAGCGCACTGGTTAAGCTCCAGCTACAAAGTACTAGACCTAGTAACATACGTCAAGCCAACTAAAAATTTAACCTTCAGATTCGGCTGCTACAACATAACGGACGAAAAGTATCTAACTTGGGAATCTGCCAGATCGGTAAGGTCTTTCGGCACCACGAATATGGTTCGCAAATCAGATAGTCTGGGCATAAACCGCTTCTACGCCCCGGGGCGAAATTTTAAGCTGACCTTCGAACTTACCTTGTAAATTTCAATAAAATTTGGACTAAATTTAATATCTAGTCCAAATTTTGATCTTTAAAATTCTAAACGGCTCGGTAAAACCGCAGCTACTTTTTGAGCGTATAAACAAGAGTGCCGCTTATCAAATCTCTCAGCTGCTTTCCAGATCGGCAAAAGTTTATATAAAAAGAGTGGGTTAAATTTTATTCTGCGACGATCTAGCGAAAAATTTATAGAATTTTATAAAACGCGTAACTGCACAAATGCCGCTGCACTTTCGGTATAGAAATTTTACCGCTATCTGAGGCTTACCAATTACATGGTATCGTCTGATTTTGTGGTGTTTTTAAATTTTAAAATTTTACGTAGCGCGGCAGCCCAAAGGCTCCTGTCTGCTATGATGTCAGCTCTGTAATTTTGCAATGACGCCCGCGGTCTCTTTCAAAATTAAGATAGCGAATTTTGAAATTTTAACTGCGATCTCTATGAAACCTTTTGGCCCACGGAATTTTTCTGCCATTAGTTTGTAGAGCTCCGATCCTCGTCGCACCATTTCACGCAATCTAGTTTTAAAAAATCTTTATTTAATAACCCAAGGCTGTTTAGCTTAACTGCCGAAAAAATAAACAAAAAACCAAGCGCAGGCTTCAGGTAAAATTTGCGCGGAATTTAAAATATTTTAAAATTTGAGAATTTGTAGAATTTAAATTTAAAGATAAATTTTGACCGAACGGATCGGTCAAAATTTGATTAAATTTTAGCGCCGAGTGCGCAAAAAGGAGATTATTTATAAGCCTTGATCGCTTTGTCTAGAATTTTCTCCGCTTCCGCGGCGCTTGCAAAGTCCTTTACTTTGACCCATTTATTCGGCTCTAAAAGCTTGTAGGTTTCGAAGAAATTTTTGATCTTATCCAGCGTCGCTTTAGGCAGATCGGCGACCCCTTTAATGCCCTCATATCGCGGATCGATCTTGCTAACCGGCACGGCAAGCAGCTTCTCGTCCATGCCGCTTTCGTCCTCCATCATCAAAACGCCGATTAGGCGGCACGGGATCACGCTACCGGCGGCAAGCGGGTATTCGTTTAGCACCAAAACATCTGCAGGATCGCCGTCGTCTGCCAAGGTATTGGGCACGAAGCCGTAATTTGCCGGGTAAAACATCGCGCCGTATAGCACGCGATCTACGCAGAGCGCGCCGCTTGCTTTGTCGATCTCGTATTTGATATTCGAGCCGTAAGGTATCTCGATTACTGCGTTGATTTTATCGGGGTTTGAGCCCACTTTTATCTTTGAAAGATCCATAGTTTTCCTTTATTTAGAATTTAAAATCTTGATATTTTTCACGTCTATCGTCGTGTTTGTAAAATCTTTGTCGATCTCGCCGCTAATTCGCACGAGCGTATTTTCATCCACGCTCACGCCGCGCCAAACGTCATCATCGATCTCAACCTCGATGTTATCGCCGTTTTGATCCACAAATCTATAATGCTCGTGTTTGAGTTGAGATTTTATCTTGCCGTCGATTACGACAAAAGAATCATCTCTTAATTTAAGCGCTTCTTTGACGCTTAACGGCTGAGTTTGCGCCGCGGAGCCGCTTGGCACAAACCCGCCCGCGGCGAATGCAGCCGCGCACAAAGCCATACTAAGTAAAAATTTTCTAACCATATCTATCCTTAAAATTTTAATCTCTGCATCCACAAACAGATCCAAAATTTCATTAAATTTAAAATCCGCTTGCATTTGACGCTCGCATTTAAATTTACACAGCGGGCTACTTAAATTTACGCTTAAATTTTAATTATCTCGCGCAACGGCAAGCTATAAATTTAAAGGTACGCTCGCTTCGGAGGCGCATTAAATTTAAGCACGATCTGCGCCGCTTGCGATGCAAAAAAGAAGCTGGGTGCGCTTTAAATTTAAGCCACCATCCAAGCGCGCTAGCCTAATTTTTCGATCTGCGCGGCGATTATAGCATTTATGTCCGCTACGATCTCCTCGACCGTGCGCTCGCCGTTTACGCTGTAAAATACGCCCGCGTCGCCGTAAAATTTACGGATATCCTCGATCGGCTCTGAAAATACCGCCATGCGGTTTTTAAAGACCTCCTCGTTATCGTCCGCTCCGCGAGCGCGTCCTAAAACACGCTCCTTGGCGACCTCCTCGCTGACGCACACTTCGATGACTGCGCTAAGATTTACATCATCGTCGCCTCGCAGCACCTCGTCTAGTTTATTCATCTGCTCGACGCTTCTTGGATAGCCGTCGATGATGATGAAGTCTTTAGGCGAGCTTTTAATCGCGCTAACGATAGCATTTACGACGATATCAAGCGGCACGAGATTGCCTTTAGAAATGAAGCCATCTATCTGCCTGCCCAGAGCGCTGCCGCTTGCTACCTCGGCGCGTAGCAGATCGCCCGTGGAGTAGTGCTCGATGCTTTGATTCATCTGAGCGATCATACTCGCATCGGTCGTTTTGCCGCTGCCAGGAGCGCCGATGATTAGAAAAAGGCTTTTCATTTTTGCTCCTTCTTATGAAGCCTAAGACCTAGCTCGCGAAGCTGCTCGTCTGTAACGACGCTAGGGGCTTTGGTGAGCGGACACTGCGCGCGCTGCGTTTTAGGAAACGCGATGACCTCGCGGATACTGCTTGAGCCGGTAACCAGCATCATCAGCCTATCAAAGCCGATCGCGATACCTCCGTGCGGAGGCGCGCCGAAGCTTAGCGCATCGAGCAGGAAGCCGAATTTCTCTCTCTGCTCCGCAGGCTCGATCTTAAGCAGCCTAAAGACCTTTTCTTGAATGTCCGCTTTGTGGATCCTGATACTGCCGCCGCCAAGCTCGATGCCGTTTAACACGACGTCGTAGGCGATCGACGTGATATCCTCCAAATCGGGCTCATCGGGATTGTTCGGCATAGTGAAAGGATGGTGCATCGCAGAGTAGCTGCCGTCGTCGTTTTGCTCAAACATAGGGAAATTTACGACCCACAAAAACTCAAGCCTGTTCGGATCGATCAGACCGAGCTCGTTTGCGAGGAAAATTCTAAATCTGCCCATATAATCAAGCACGATTTTCTTTTTGCCAGCGCCGAAAAATACGACGTCGCCGACCTTTAGCTCGCAGCGGCTGATGAGTTCGTCCAGCTCGCTTTTTTCAAAGAATTTTACCAGCGGCCCCTTTAGCCCGTCCTCTTTTACTTGGATAAACGCAAGTCCCTGCGCGCCGAATTTTTTCACGTATTCCTCAAAGCCTTGCATCTGGCGTTTGCTAAATTTCAGATCGCCGCCCTCGACTTTGAGCGCTTTAACACGGTTAGCCTTGCGGTCTTTGGCTAAATTTGAAAAAATTTCGTTGCTCGATTTTTCAAAAATATCGGCTACGTCGATGAAAGGCATATCGTAGCGCAGATCGGGTTTGTCGCTGCCGTAAAGCTCCATCGCGTCTTTATACTCCATATGTCTAAAAGGAGTGACGATCTCGCGGCCGCAGGATTTGAAAATATCCTTTAAAACCTCCTCGGCTACGCGCATTACGTCGTATTGGGTATTGAAGCTCATCTCGATATCGATCTGCGTAAATTCCGGCTGACGGTCGGCGCGCAGGTCCTCGTCGCGAAAGCAGCGCGCGATCTGGAAGTATTTATCAAAGCCCGAGCACATCAAAAGCTGTTTAAAAAGCTGCGGACTTTGCGGGAGCGCGTAAAAGCTGCCCGGATAGACGCGGCTAGGCACCAGATAATCCCTAGCGCCTTCAGGCGTCGCGCGCGTTAAGATCGGCGTTTCGACCTCCACAAAGCCTAGCCTATCAAGAGCATTTCGCGCGGCGATCGCAGCCTTGGAGCGCATTTTAAATTTATCGAAGCTGCCCTCTGCACGCAGATCCAAAAAGCGGTATTTTAGCTTAGTTTCCTCGTTGACGCTTTTATCACCGATTACGAAAGGAAGCGGCTTGCTCGGATTTTCGATCTCTAAACTTTCTACTACGACTTCGATATCGCCGGTTTTTAAATTTGGATTTTCCAGCCCCTCGCCGCGAGCGCGGATCTTGCCAACGGCTTTTAGGACAAATTCGTTTCGCACGGTATTTGCTACCTCGTATGCCGAGTGGCTATCTTTGGGATCACAGACTAGCTGTAACAGCCCGCTTCGGTCGCGCAAATCTATAAAAATCACGCCGCCGTGGTCGCGGTAAGAATTTACCCAGCCGCACACGGTTACACTTTTGCCGATATCGTTTTTACTCAAATCGGCGCAATAATGACTTCGCAAATTTACTCCTTTAAAATTATTTGTAAAACGCAAGTATAGTTAAATTTTGCTTTTACAAAGCTAATTTTTTATAAAATAAAACTATGGAAAATAAAATTCATAAAAACCTTAAATTCGCGGGGCTAATAGCCAAAAAATCAGAAGAGATTCGCCCCGTCGTGGAGCAAATTTGCGAAATTTTAAAAGCGCAAGGTATCGAGCTTTTGCTTGAAGAGGACGGAGCGGAATTTTTCGGCCTTAAGCCGCATACGCTTGCAGAAATTTTAAAAAAGACCAATTTTTTAATCAGCCTCGGCGGTGACGGCACGCTCATCGGGCTTGCGAGGCTGCTAAGCGACAAAAACGCGTTTATTTTGGGCATCAACGCGGGCACTCTCGGGTTTTTAACGGATGTGCAGCCTAGCGAATTTGCGAAATTTTTAAAGGAATTTTTGCGCGGCGAATACGAGATCGAGCGCCCGTTTTTACTCGAAGTGATACTGGAAAACGGCAGCGGCAAGATCGTCCGCAAGACCGCATTTAACGACGTCGTAATCACCCGTAGCCATATCTCTTCGATGGCGAAGATCGACGCGTTTTTAAATAGAAAATATTTCAATACCTACTATGGCGACGGCGTGATCGTAAGCTCCGCCGTGGGCTCGACCGCGTATAATATGAGCGCGAACGGATCTATCGTCTATCCGCTGTGCGACGTGTTTTGCGTCACGCCGATCTGCTCGCACAGCCTAACGCAGCGGCCTTTGATCTTGCCAAAAGAGTATCTCGTGAGTTTCAAAAACGCCGGAAACTCCGAAGTTAGCGTCGTCATCGATGGACAAGACGTTTTTGATATGGCGGAATTTCACAGCGTGAGCGTTAAAATTTCGCACGCCAAGGCAAATTTAATAAAACGCAGAAACTACGATTATTTCGACGTTTTAAAAGCCAAACTCAGATGGGGGCACGGCGGATGCTAGAAAGAATTTATATTAAAAATAATCTAGGTTTTTGCGAGAGCGAGCTTAGTTTTGGCCCGGGACTTAGCGTATTTACAGGCATCAGCGGCGCAGGTAAATCGGTATTAATAGGCGCTATTTTAGCGGTGTTTGGGCTTAAAGAATGCGAGGCAGAGCTCATAGAAGCGGACGTAGAGCATAAATTTGATATGGAAAATTTCGGTTTGATAAACGATGCGCCAAATATTTTTCGCGTCCTAAAAGAGCGTAGCTTGCGATACTTTATAAATTCTCAATCGGTCTCAAAAAAAAATCTAAGCACGATCGCCGGCGAATACGTGAAATTTTTAGGCGCGAAAAACGCCGGCGAAATGAGTAGCGACAGTTTGCTAAAATTACTTGATTTTATCGCCGCGAAAAAAGATGCGGCGCACGCGCTAAGCCTATCGGAGCTTCAAAGCGCCTTTACGGAATTTAGCCGCACAAAAAAGCAGCTGGATGAAATTTTAGATCAAGAGCGCAAGATTGAGGAGTTAAAGGAATTCGCTCGCTTTGAGATTGAAAAAATCGAGCGCGTATCGCCTAAGATCGGCGAATACGAGGAGCTTTTGCAGATCAAAAAAAAGCTTAGTAAAAAAGATAAGATCGAGGAACTTTGGGCTAGGGTGCAGGGCGTTTTTGAGCTGGAACGCAGCGTCATCGAAGCGCTAAGTCTTAGCGGACTGGATAGCGCGTTTTTTGAGGATGCGATGAACGAGCTGCGGCTAAAGCGAGAAGGCTTGAATTTAGACGAGCTCGAAAACATCGACATAGAGAAAATTTTAGATCGTATCGAAGCTCTTAGCGCGCTAAATAGGCGCTACGGAAGCGTAGAAGAGGCTTTAGCTACGCTTGAAGCGCGCAAGAAAGAGCTTGAGCATTACGAGCAGTTAAGCTTTGAAAAAACCAAGTTGCAAGCAGAATTTAAACGTCTTAGCGAAAGCACCGCTACCCTTGCCAAAAAAATTAGCGAGGCTCGCAAGGGCGCTAAAAAACGGCTCGAGGATCTGATAAATTCCTATCTAAAGCAGCTTTATATGGACGGAGTGGAGCTTAGTTTTAAGCCCGCGGTTCTTAGTGAGCGCGGCACGGACGAAATTTGCGTTAGCTTGTGCAAGACGGAATTTAAAAATTTAAGCTCAGGCGAGACGAACCGCTTACGCCTTGCTTTCATCGCGGCAAGCTTGGAGCTTACAAATAACGGTGAGGGAATTTTAATCTTAGACGAGATTGATTCAAATTTAAGCGGAAAAGAGGCGATGAGTATCGCTAACGTGCTGGTAAAAATTTCAAAATTTTATCAAATTTTTGCGATCTCGCACCAGCCGCAGCTTAGCTCAAAGGCTGCGTCACACTTTTTAGTAAGTAAAACGAACGGCAAATCTAGCGTGAGATTATTAAGCGAAAATGAGAAAATAACAGAGCTAGCTCGTATGATAAGCGGCGAGACGATTACTGCAGAAGCCCTGGAATTCGCTAAAAAGCTAAGACAAAGCTGAAGGAATTTTAAGCTTAAGTTTAAATCTGAAATTTTTTGCTACAATACCGCGTTTAATTTAAATTTAAGTGTGATTTTGCAAAACGACGTAAAATCCGCTTCGAAAAATTTTATCAAGTGAGTTTTATGATTATAGATACACATTGCCATTTAGACGATGCTAGTTTCGATGCCGATTTGGACGCGGTGATTGAGCGCGCCACGATTGCAGGCGTGCGCGGCATCATCATTCCCGGTGCCGATGTAGCAGACCTAGATAAGGCATGTAAAATTTCGCACGCACGGGATAATGTGTATTTTGCCGTAGGGGTACATCCATACGAGATAGATTCTTTCGATATGGAGGTGCTGAAGCGGTATGCTGACGATCCCAAATGCGTGGGCGTTGGCGAATGCGGTCTTGATTATTTCAGACTTAAGCAGCAAGAGAGCAAGGAAACCAAAGCCTTAGAAATCTCCCGCCAAAAAGACGCCTTCATCTCACAAATCGATCTAGCAACACAACTTCAAAAACCACTTATAGTCCATATCCGAGAAGCAAACGAAGATAGCTTTGGAATTCTAAAAGATCGTGCCGGCGATTTATGTGGCGGTGTTTTACACTGCTTCAATGCCAGCAAGCTTTTGCTAGGTCTTAGCGAATACGGATTTTACTTCGGTATCGGCGGAGTTTTAACATTCAAAAATGCAAAAAACTTAGCTGAGATCTTACCGCAAATTCCGCAAGAGCGCCTCTTAATCGAGACGGATGCACCATATCTAACCCCGCATCCGCATCGCGGCGAGCGCAACGAGCCTGCATTTACGAGACTCGTGGTAGAAAAAGTCGCGGAAATTTTAAGCCTAAGCGTAAAAGAGGTCGAAGCAATAACGACTCAAAACGCCTGTAGGCTTTTTGGCGATAAAATCAAAGGAGAGATATGAAAGCCATAAAATTTATACTGCTAGCCCTGCTTTTAGTGGGCGAAGCGTTTGCGAGCCAGCCCGGTCTGATGCGCGCAAATCACGACTATATTTTAAATCAATTCGGCATCGAAAATAACGAATCGAGCAAAAACGTAGTCGCGGGAATATTCCGTGCGATCAATGCAAGCGATCGCAAGCAGTTTAAGCATATCGTGACTTCGCAGTCGCACAATGCCTACTTAGTCAAATCCGAGGTCGATAACATCGAAGCTCCGGAGTTCTTATTGTATTTGGCAATGGTAGAATCTCATCTTAAAAATACGGTCACATCAGGCGCTAGTGCAGGTGGTATGTGGCAGCTGATGCCGGCGACCGCAAAAAATTTCGGTCTTAGAGTAGATAGTGCAGTAGATGAGCGTCGCGATCCCGCAGCCTCTACGGATGCTGCGTTTTCGTATATTTTGCATCTGAAGCAAAATTTTGGCAAGTGGTATTTAGCGCTAATGGCGTATAATTGTGGCGATCAAAAGCTTAAAAATGCGATTGCAGCTACTGGCAGCGATGATCTGGATCGCTTGCTAAAAAGCCCTGCACTTCCTAATGAGACTAAGAATTTTATTAAGCGCATTATCAAATACGCTTACATCGCTCAAAATGAAAATATGCGTAAAATCCTGCTTTTTGAAAGTGAGCCGTGGGGGCTAAAGCGTATCGCCGTAGCTCCGGGCACAAAGCTAAGCGCGGTTGCAAAACAGATCGGAATTTCGCCGTCGCAGATGCAGGATTACAACGCGCATATTAAAAACGGAATTTCGCCGCTTAACGGCAAGTACTTCTTTTATATCCCACAAAGCAAATATGCAGAATTTGTCGTAAATCAAGGCGCGTTTCAAGCGTATGAACCACGTCTGAAACAGCGCAAGCCAGGACGCGTGTTAGCAGGTTTGGCGAACGAGCTTAGCCTCAAAGACAAAAACGAAATAGCGCTAAATAATATAAAATTCAACAAATAAGATCGGATCGCAGGTGTCGTACCAGAAAATCGCTCTTTTTAGTGTGCTTTTTGCGCTGATTCTTGCCGGTTGCTCGTTTCGCACCGCACCGTCGTCTAGATCGTCTGCGGGCGGTGCGGGCAAGATCGGCAAAAACTCTCCCGCCACCATGCGCCCTTATAAAATCAACGGCAAAACCTACTATCCAGAGCAGGTAAGCGTCGGCGATACCCAGATAGGTATCGCCAGCTGGTATGGGCCGAATTTTCATGGCAAATACACCTCAAACGGCGAAATTTACGATATGAACGGCATGACCGCCGCGCACAAAACCTATCCAATGAATACTATGGTAAAGGTCACGAATCGCGACACTGGAGCTACTGCAACCGTGCGCATCAATGACCGCGGTCCATTCGTGGATGGTCGCATCATTGATCTTAGCAAAACAGCTGCTAATCTAGTAGGCGTATTTGCCAAAGGTACGGCGCCTGTAAAGCTCGAAGTAGTGGGTTTTTATGGGCGCACTATTGCTAAAGGTTCGCCGAAAGCAACCATCGTCGGCGGAAATTTTATGGTGCAAATCGGTGCGTTTAGAAACAGAAGCGGCGCACAAATTTATCAGCGCGATTACCACGGCACAGCGGGATATCCTGCGATCATCAAAGAATTTAGCATAGATGGCGCGCCGATTTATCGCGTCTTTTTAAGCGGATTTAAGAGCGAGGATGAGGCAAGAGATTTCGCGCATAATGGCAAGTTTACTGGAGCTTTCATCGTAAGGGAGTAGCAGTTTTCTTTGACGGCTTTTCCTTCGTTTTTTGCTTGATATAGGCTTTGTCAAATTTATTTGTGAGCTACTTGCAATAAAATTTCCCGTCATCTAATAGTTATAGTTATCTGCTTTAGCTGCGGCAAAGTGCGAATTACTTGCAAGCTATTCGTAGCAAAAATTGCGCCTGCCTTCTTAAGCTTTGTTTTTTAATAGGGCGCAGCAGCTGATAAAATTTTATATTGCTAGGGGATAAAGCATGCAAAAATATCCGGAAGTTTATAGTTTAGAAAAGAGTTTGGCTATACTTGAAAAATATAAAGACGAGCTGAGCGTAGAACAATACGAGCAAAACAGATATATCATCTGCAACCACGCGATAGAGGGTATGTTTGCAAAAGAGCAAGATATAATCGATCTTATCAAGGTCGATAAGGGAGAAAAAACGCCCGATGAGATAATAAACGAATATAAAAAAGAGTGGGGCATTTTATAGCGTAGTAGAAAATATTAAATTTAGATGGTGAAATATCAGAGGTATTTTGGTGCAGCTCATAGGTTCTTTAAATTTTAATCGTGCAGAAAAGTTACGACTTCGTGTTCTTTTGGAACATATTCCCTATTTTCAATACCGCCGCTGCCATACTCAGACAAGGCTTCATTTAAAATTTTATAAAGCTCGTCTATCGAAATATCTCCAATGTCAGAATTTACGCTTTGGAATTTATATTTGATTTTAAATGGATTTTCCGTGAAATATTTACTCGTTGTCTCATCATAAATTCGTCTTACATCAAGCTCGATATTTTTACCTTTATAGTGAAACAACCAAATATCCTCGCCCGTATAGCCATCTCGTGGATCCGGCATAGATGCCAAACATACATGAATAAGCCAAGCATCTCTTTGCCTATCGATAACCCAATTCATCCAATCGGTATCATTATCCTGGATTGGGTATGTGTAATTATGTTTCATCAATAACTCGTTCATATTGCTTAAAATATCATATTTCTCCAAGTCCTCTTTAGAAATATATTCCGCAACAAACGCCATCTAGCCCTCCTTTAAAAATTCTATAATTTAAAGTAGATCGCTCGTATATAGACCGAACAAAGACGAGAGCTCAAATTTAACGTCTTTGTCGCTCAACAATTTATTATTCGGCACCGCAATAATGCCCGATTTAAACCTATACAATATATACTTTTTAAATCTAAAT
Proteins encoded in this region:
- the ppa gene encoding inorganic diphosphatase, encoding MDLSKIKVGSNPDKINAVIEIPYGSNIKYEIDKASGALCVDRVLYGAMFYPANYGFVPNTLADDGDPADVLVLNEYPLAAGSVIPCRLIGVLMMEDESGMDEKLLAVPVSKIDPRYEGIKGVADLPKATLDKIKNFFETYKLLEPNKWVKVKDFASAAEAEKILDKAIKAYK
- a CDS encoding NirD/YgiW/YdeI family stress tolerance protein → MQADFKFNEILDLFVDAEIKILRIDMVRKFLLSMALCAAAFAAGGFVPSGSAAQTQPLSVKEALKLRDDSFVVIDGKIKSQLKHEHYRFVDQNGDNIEVEIDDDVWRGVSVDENTLVRISGEIDKDFTNTTIDVKNIKILNSK
- a CDS encoding adenylate kinase, which encodes MKSLFLIIGAPGSGKTTDASMIAQMNQSIEHYSTGDLLRAEVASGSALGRQIDGFISKGNLVPLDIVVNAIVSAIKSSPKDFIIIDGYPRSVEQMNKLDEVLRGDDDVNLSAVIEVCVSEEVAKERVLGRARGADDNEEVFKNRMAVFSEPIEDIRKFYGDAGVFYSVNGERTVEEIVADINAIIAAQIEKLG
- the aspS gene encoding aspartate--tRNA ligase is translated as MRSHYCADLSKNDIGKSVTVCGWVNSYRDHGGVIFIDLRDRSGLLQLVCDPKDSHSAYEVANTVRNEFVLKAVGKIRARGEGLENPNLKTGDIEVVVESLEIENPSKPLPFVIGDKSVNEETKLKYRFLDLRAEGSFDKFKMRSKAAIAARNALDRLGFVEVETPILTRATPEGARDYLVPSRVYPGSFYALPQSPQLFKQLLMCSGFDKYFQIARCFRDEDLRADRQPEFTQIDIEMSFNTQYDVMRVAEEVLKDIFKSCGREIVTPFRHMEYKDAMELYGSDKPDLRYDMPFIDVADIFEKSSNEIFSNLAKDRKANRVKALKVEGGDLKFSKRQMQGFEEYVKKFGAQGLAFIQVKEDGLKGPLVKFFEKSELDELISRCELKVGDVVFFGAGKKKIVLDYMGRFRIFLANELGLIDPNRLEFLWVVNFPMFEQNDDGSYSAMHHPFTMPNNPDEPDLEDITSIAYDVVLNGIELGGGSIRIHKADIQEKVFRLLKIEPAEQREKFGFLLDALSFGAPPHGGIAIGFDRLMMLVTGSSSIREVIAFPKTQRAQCPLTKAPSVVTDEQLRELGLRLHKKEQK
- a CDS encoding NAD(+) kinase; translation: MENKIHKNLKFAGLIAKKSEEIRPVVEQICEILKAQGIELLLEEDGAEFFGLKPHTLAEILKKTNFLISLGGDGTLIGLARLLSDKNAFILGINAGTLGFLTDVQPSEFAKFLKEFLRGEYEIERPFLLEVILENGSGKIVRKTAFNDVVITRSHISSMAKIDAFLNRKYFNTYYGDGVIVSSAVGSTAYNMSANGSIVYPLCDVFCVTPICSHSLTQRPLILPKEYLVSFKNAGNSEVSVVIDGQDVFDMAEFHSVSVKISHAKANLIKRRNYDYFDVLKAKLRWGHGGC
- a CDS encoding AAA family ATPase translates to MLERIYIKNNLGFCESELSFGPGLSVFTGISGAGKSVLIGAILAVFGLKECEAELIEADVEHKFDMENFGLINDAPNIFRVLKERSLRYFINSQSVSKKNLSTIAGEYVKFLGAKNAGEMSSDSLLKLLDFIAAKKDAAHALSLSELQSAFTEFSRTKKQLDEILDQERKIEELKEFARFEIEKIERVSPKIGEYEELLQIKKKLSKKDKIEELWARVQGVFELERSVIEALSLSGLDSAFFEDAMNELRLKREGLNLDELENIDIEKILDRIEALSALNRRYGSVEEALATLEARKKELEHYEQLSFEKTKLQAEFKRLSESTATLAKKISEARKGAKKRLEDLINSYLKQLYMDGVELSFKPAVLSERGTDEICVSLCKTEFKNLSSGETNRLRLAFIAASLELTNNGEGILILDEIDSNLSGKEAMSIANVLVKISKFYQIFAISHQPQLSSKAASHFLVSKTNGKSSVRLLSENEKITELARMISGETITAEALEFAKKLRQS
- a CDS encoding TatD family hydrolase translates to MIIDTHCHLDDASFDADLDAVIERATIAGVRGIIIPGADVADLDKACKISHARDNVYFAVGVHPYEIDSFDMEVLKRYADDPKCVGVGECGLDYFRLKQQESKETKALEISRQKDAFISQIDLATQLQKPLIVHIREANEDSFGILKDRAGDLCGGVLHCFNASKLLLGLSEYGFYFGIGGVLTFKNAKNLAEILPQIPQERLLIETDAPYLTPHPHRGERNEPAFTRLVVEKVAEILSLSVKEVEAITTQNACRLFGDKIKGEI
- a CDS encoding lytic transglycosylase domain-containing protein; translation: MKAIKFILLALLLVGEAFASQPGLMRANHDYILNQFGIENNESSKNVVAGIFRAINASDRKQFKHIVTSQSHNAYLVKSEVDNIEAPEFLLYLAMVESHLKNTVTSGASAGGMWQLMPATAKNFGLRVDSAVDERRDPAASTDAAFSYILHLKQNFGKWYLALMAYNCGDQKLKNAIAATGSDDLDRLLKSPALPNETKNFIKRIIKYAYIAQNENMRKILLFESEPWGLKRIAVAPGTKLSAVAKQIGISPSQMQDYNAHIKNGISPLNGKYFFYIPQSKYAEFVVNQGAFQAYEPRLKQRKPGRVLAGLANELSLKDKNEIALNNIKFNK
- a CDS encoding septal ring lytic transglycosylase RlpA family protein, with amino-acid sequence MSYQKIALFSVLFALILAGCSFRTAPSSRSSAGGAGKIGKNSPATMRPYKINGKTYYPEQVSVGDTQIGIASWYGPNFHGKYTSNGEIYDMNGMTAAHKTYPMNTMVKVTNRDTGATATVRINDRGPFVDGRIIDLSKTAANLVGVFAKGTAPVKLEVVGFYGRTIAKGSPKATIVGGNFMVQIGAFRNRSGAQIYQRDYHGTAGYPAIIKEFSIDGAPIYRVFLSGFKSEDEARDFAHNGKFTGAFIVRE